DNA sequence from the Cellulophaga sp. HaHaR_3_176 genome:
AAGAATAATTAATCTTTTTATATCTTAATTTTACCGCCTTAAAATTAGTATCAAGAATCTCAAAAAAAAGAGATAGCAACCTGCAATAACGAGCAAGGTGCTAAATAGATAAGCCAATTAATTGGAACAAATGTTAATTCATACTTCTATTTGTTTGCAGCTATTTCTTTTTTAAAGTATAAAGTAGTATGTCAAATAAAAAAGAACGTATTCCTAAATTTTCAGCACTAATCCCCCTATTTGTATTTGTTTTTACGTTTTTAGGCGTTGGTATTTACCAAAATGATTTTTATGCCTTACCTGCTCCTATTGCTGTTATTGTCGGTATTATAGTTGCTTTTATAATGTTCAAGCAAACTATAAAATCAAAAATTAACACATTGCTAAAAGGTTGTGGTGATGATAAAATATTAACCATGTGCCTTATCTACTTATTAGCAGGTGCATTTGCTGCAATTACTAATGAAACAGGTAGTGTAGATGCCATTGTAAATCTTGGTTTAGATTATATTGCGATTCAATATATTTATGTAGGCATTTTTATTATAGCAGGTTTCTTATCCGTTTCTACTGGAACATCTGTAGGTGCAATAGTTGCATTGGCGCCAATAGTGGTTGGTTTTGCTGATAAAAGTAGTGCTGATTTAGCTATTTTATGTGGCGCATTATTAGGTGGTAGTATGTTTGGAGATAACTTATCAGTTATTTCAGACACAACTATAGCCGCAACTCAATCTTTAGGTTGTAAGATGAGTGATAAGTTCAAACAAAATATTAAAATCGCTATACCAGCAGCCTTATTTACGATTGCTATTTTAATTTTTCAAGGTCTAGGCCTTAAATCTTCTGAAACAGAAGTTGTTATATATACATATTCTGTAATTAAAATTATACCTTATTTATTGGTTATCATTCTTTCTATAGTTGGTGTGAATGTATTTGCAACCTTGCTTTTAGGGACTATTTTTGCAGGTTTATTAGGAATTATATATGGTGATTTTACATTGATAGAAGCTACTAAAATATCTTATTTAGGCTTTACAAATATGACTGAAATATTCCTACTATCCTTACTTACAGGAGGTTTAGCTGCATTAGTTGAAAAAAATGGAGGAATTGATTTTATACTGGTTAAAATTAAAAAGTTAATCAAAAACCAAAAAACAGCACAATTAGGTATCGCAAGCTTAGTTGGTACTATTAATATGGCTATTGCAAACAATACTGTATCTATTATAATTGCTGGCCCTATTGCAAAAACTATAAATGATGAATACGAACTAGATAATAAAAAAACAGCTTCTATTTTAGATATTTTTGCCTGTATTATTCAAGGTTTATTACCATATGGTGCGCAAGTATTAATGATTTTAAGTTTCTCTAAAGGTAAAATTGATTATTTCGACTTGGTATCTAATACCTGGTATTTATTATTACTGTTCATTTACACCATCGTATTTATAAGTCTTAAACCTTTAAAAACACGATAAAAAGGTTTGTTTTAGATAAAATTACACACTCAAGTACTACAATTATAGCTAGTTATATTCTAGTAGTTAAGATTAGATAAAATCTATTATCTTCATAGCATATATGAAAACCAGATTTTTAACTAGACTATAAAATGAGTAAAAAACCAACTATTTATTCAAGAAGAAAATTCACCAAACTTTCGGCTGCAGGCTTAGCAAGTATACCATTATTATCTTTTAATAATGCTGCTCAACCAACTGTATCAACATCTCCAATTGACCTAGAGGTGCATCTGTTTTCAAAGCATTTACAGTTTTTAAATTATGAAGATATGTCAGCAGCGGCAGCTGAAATGGGGTTTGATGGTTTAGATTTAACCGTGCGTAAAAAAGGTCATGTACTACCTGAAAATGTGGCAAGTGATTTGCCTAAGGCTGTAAAAGCTATGAAAAAGCATGGTCTTAGTTCAAATATGATGTCTACTAATGTTTGGGATATAAGTAGTGAAGAACATAAAACAGTATTAAAAACAGCAAGTAAATTAGGCTTTACACGTTACCGTACTGATTGGTTAGAGTACCCTGAAGATAGATCTATTGAAGAAAGTCAGAATTTATATGGTGAAGAAGCTAAAAAATTAGCTCTATTTAATGAAGAACTGGGGATTATTGGTGCGTACCAAAACCATGCAGGTATGCATGTGGGTGCTGCTGTTTGGGATATTCCTCCTATTTTAGACGCTGCAAAAAGTCAATTTATAGGGTGCCAATATGATATAAGACATGCTATAGTTGAAGGTGGCAAAAGTTGGGAACTTGGTTTAAGACGTATACATACTCATATAAATTCATTAGTTATAAAAGATTTTAAATGGGGAGTAATTGATGGTAAATGGCAGCCTATTAATGTACCTTTAGGTGAAGGTATGGTCGATTTTAATCACTACTTTTCTTTAATTAAAAAGTATAAAATTAATGTGCCTGTTTCACTTCATGTCGAATATGACTTAGGTGGTGCTGAAAAAGGAAATACAAAAATAACTATAGATAAAGATGAAGTTTTAAGTCGTATAAAGAAAGATTTAGTGTATTTAAAAAACGCTTGGAACAGAGCGTTGTAAAACTTCAGATAAAAACACTTAAGGTGTATTAAATCAGAAAATTGCAAAACTAAATGTTCTTTATAAATGAATAAAAAATAATTTATTAGTTATATTATATTTAGTAAGTGTTACTGCTTTTTCAAATACATTTATACGTTTAAATTCTGTTGAATTAGCTAAAGTAAAAGCAAAAATAATAAATGGTACAGCTTCAAAAGAAACGCGGATTGCCTACTCTAAACTGATACAAGAAGTTAACAAATTACTCATAACTAAAAATCCATCTGTAACAGATAAAACTATATTGCCAACTTCTGGAAATGTGCATGATTATTTAAGCATAAGTAGATATTGGTGGCCAGATTCTAAAAAAAGGATGGATTACCTTGGATACGAAAAGATGGAAAAACAAATCCTGATACGCAAACAGATTCTGTCGATAGAAAAAGGTTAGGTTTTATGGGTCGTGGTGTTTGTAATCTTAATCTTGCATATTATTTTACGAATGATGAAAAATATGCAGAGAGAGCATTGAAACTTGGTTTTTAAATTCGGATACACAAATGAATCCACATTTAGAATATGCACAAAGCGTGCCAGCTAATCCTGACAAAAGACGTTTAAGTATTTTAGATGGTCGATCAATAGTTCGTTATCTGCCAGATGCCGTAGCTTTAATTTCAAACTCTATACATTAGGATTCCAATCACCAAATAAAAACGGATGAATGGTTTTCCATCTATTTAAAATGGCTAACTAAAAGTGATTTAGGAATTCAAGGAAGTTTAAAAGATAATAACCACGGCTCATGGTATAAATTTCAAGTCGCTTCTTTAGCTTTTTATATAGGTGGCATCTTATTGGTGAAAGATATGGTCATATCTGCTCAAAAAAGTTTAGATGATATGCTAGATAGTGAAGGGGGACAAACTCATGAATTAGCTAGATCAAGATCGTTTTTTTATAGTTGTTTTAATTTACAAACATTAGTAAATATTGCTGTTTTAGGAAATAAAGTTGGTGAAAACATGTGGCATTACACATCTGAAAATAATAAGAGTTTAGCCCTTGCTATTGATTATTTAACACCTGTTGTTAATGGCAAAAAATGGAATCATAAAACTTTAAAAAGTATTGATATATCGGAATTAATACCGATAATTTAAAAAGCTCTTAAGAGTGGAGAACATGAAGAATATAAAAATATAATTCAAAAAATTTTAGAAAATAATAATGAGGGAAAAGAAAGTAATAAAATATCAGAGTTTTGGTTGTTAAATATTGGAAATTAACCTTTTAGGGCTATTAATACGTTGTAATACTATTAAAATTAACAAAAAATTGCTACTTAATATTTTTTAAATAAATAACTTCGCGCTTACTTATGAAACAAAATTTCCATAAAATAATGTCGCTTGTAATGGCTCTTGTAGTGGTTTTCTCTACAATGTCATTCACATTAAATTCGCATTACTGCGGAGATACTTTAGTAGAAACTGCATTATTTCATAAAGCAGAAGGTTGTGGTATGGAAATGCAAAAACCTACCATTGAAGATTGCTCTGTTACTGTTATCAAAAAAAACTGTTGTAATGATGAACAACTAGTTATTGATGGTCAAGATAAATTACAACTACAAATAGATCAAATATCATTTCAGCAACAGCTATTTATAGTTTCATTTGTATATACATTTAATACTATTTTTGAAGGTTTAAGTACTACTAGAACATCTTACAAGGCTTACGAGCCACCACTCGTCACAACGCAAATCTTTAAGTTAGACGAGACTTATTTAATCTGATTTTAAAACAATAGACTGTATTATCCAGTGATTTCTATCATTAGGATAATGTACTGTATTCGGTGTTTTCCTATTTGGGATGTCACCTCTTTCTAATTGTTTTAAACATCAAACCTTATGCTAAATAGAAGCATTAAATTTCTAATAGAAAATAAACTTGTAGCCGTATTATTACTTGCCCTTTTTATTGGTTGGGGAACTGTAAATGCACCATTTAATTGGGATACTGGCTTTTTACTAAGCGATCCTGTTGCTGTAGATGCCATTCCTGATATTGGCGAAAACCAACAAATTGTATTCACAAAATGGGATGGTCGATCGCCTCAAGATATTGAGGATCAAATTACCTACCCATTAACCTCTTCCCTATTGGGAATTCCTGGAGTAAAAACCATTCGAAGTTCGTCTATGTTTGGATTCTCTAGTATCTACGTCATTTTTGAAGAAGATGTTGAGTTTTACTGGAGCCGTAGCCGTATTTTAGAAAAGCTAAATTCTTTACCAAGTAACTTATTACCAGAAGGTATAAATCCTGCTTTAGGACCAGACGCTACAGGTTTAGGGCAAATATTTTGGTATACTTTAGAAGGTCGTGACGCAGACGGAAACGTGACTGGCGGTTGGGATTTACAAGAACTAAGAAGTATTCAAGATTACTATGTAAAATACGGCTTATCTTCTGCTAGTGGTGTTGCTGAAGTCGCTTCTATTGGTGGTTATGTTCAAGAATATCAAGTCGATGTTAATCCCGAATTAATGCGCCAATACAATATTGGTTTAAACCAAGTTGTAAAAGCGGTTAAAAATAGTAATCAAGACATTGGCGCCCAAACGTTAGAGATTAATCAAGCGGAATATTTAGTACGTGGTTTAGGCTATGTAAAATCTGTTGAAGATATTGAAAACGCTGTAGTGACTTCTGCCGACTTTACCGCTATTAAAATTAAAGATATTGGTAAGGTTACCTTAGGTCCTGCTGCACGAAGAGGGATTTTAGACAAAGAAGGTGCTGAAGTTGTTGGTGGTGTTGTAGTGGCAAGATATGGCGCCAATCCTATGGAAGTCATTACCAATGTAAAAGCAAAAATTAACGAGCTTAAAGGCGGTTTACCCTCTAAAGTATTAGCAGATGGACGCACCTCTCAATTAACGGTGGTTCCTTTTTACGATCGTACAGAACTGATTGTAGAAACCTTAGACACCCTCAACGAAGCATTGACATTAGAGATATTAATTACCATTTTGGTGATTATAATAATGGTTTTTAATTTAAGAGCTTCTATTCTAATTTCAGGATTATTACCAGTTGCTGTTTTAATGGTTTTTGTTGCCATGAAACTGTTTAACATAGATGCTAATATTGTGGCGCTTTCGGGTATTGCTATTGCTATTGGAACTATGGTTGATGTGGGCGTCATACTCGCCGAAAACATGATTCGACATCTGGACGATGATGCTTTAAGACTTCGTGAAGATGGAACAGAATACACTATTAACGAGGTTATTTACTACGCTACTGCGGAAGTATCTGGTGCTATTTTAACTGCCGTTTTAACTACTATTATCAGTTTTGTACCCGTATTTACTATGATTGGTGCAGAAGGGAAATTGTTTAGACCTTTAGCCTTTACAAAAACGATGGCATTGTCAGCCTCTTTGGTGATCGCCTTGTTTTTAATTCCACCTTTTGCAGCGTATTTATTCAGAAAAACAACATTAAAAAACTCCTTTAGATATTTTTTAAATGGCGTTTTAATACTTGCGGGAATTGCAATTATTATTTACGGCTTTTGGTTAGGATTACTTTTAGTTGCTTTTGGTATCACTGGTTTACTAGGTGTTTTAGAGAGATTAGATAAGAAGAAAATAAATCTAATAAATATTATTATTTCCTCGATTGCAATTGTATTTCTACTTGCCGACTATTGGAGACCATTAGGATTTAACCGCAGTATCATTGTCAATCTTATTTTTGTCGCTATTATTTGCTTCGGAATTTTAGGTGTGTTTTCTGTTTTTAGAAGGTATTATAGTCAGATTCTAAACTGGGCTCTAGCCAATAAAATATTGTTTTTAATAATTCCTGCGACTGTTCTTGTATCTGGATTTTGGATTATGAAAAATACAGGAAAAGAGTTTATGCCTGCCTTAAATGAAGGGTCGTTTTTATTAATGCCAACCTCATTACCTCATGCTGGTGTTGAAGAAAACAAACGTGTACTTCAGCAATTAGACATGGCGGTTGCGACTATTCCAGAAATTGAAACTGTAGTCGGAAAAGCTGGTAGAACAGAGTCGCCTTTAGATCCTGCGCCTTTATCTATGTATGAAAACATGATTCAATATAAATCGGAATACATGCGCAATTCCGAAGGAAAAAGACAGCGTTATAAAGTGAATGCTGATGGGTTGTTTAAGTTGAAAGATGGACGTTTTATTGCAAATCCAAATAGCACCAAAAATGTCACCTTGAGCGCAGTCGAAAGGTCTCAACTTATCGAAGATAATAACGGTGAATATTACAGAAACTGGCGACCAGAAATTAAAAGTCCTGATGATATTTGGAACGAAATAGTACGTGTCACCAAATTACCAGGCGTGACGTCTGCACCAAAATTACAACCTATAGAAACCCGGTTAGTCATGCTACAAACCGGTATGCGTGCGCCCATGGGAATAAAAGTAAAAGGTCAAGATTTAAAACAAATTGAAGACTTTGGCTTAGAATTGGAACGACTACTAAAACAAGCGGAAGGCGTTAAAATAGAAGCCGTTTTTGCAGATAGAATTGTTGGTAAGCCTTACTTGTTAATTGATATAGACAGAGAAAAAATAGCACGCTATGGTATTTCAATAGCAGATGTACAAAGTGTTTTAAAAGTTGCTATTGGTGGTATGGCATTAACACAAACCGTTGAAGGACGAGAACGTTATGCTGTAAGAGTGCGTTACCCAAGAGAGTTACGTGGTAATCCGGAAGATATAAAAGACATTTATATTCCTGTAGAAACGGGTAGTCCTGTTCCTTTAAGTGAATTGGCAACCATTAAATACGAGCAAGGTCCACAAGTCATAAAAAGTGAAGACACCTTTTTAGTAGGCTATGTCTTGTTTGATAAATTGGATGGTTTTGCAGAGGTTGATGTTGTCGAAAATGCACAAGCCTTGTTTCAACAAAAAATAGAATCTGGAGATCTAATTGTTCCAAAAGGTATCAGTTATAAATTTACAGGTACTTATGAAAATCAATTGCGTGCAGAAAAAACATTGTCTGTGGTTGTTCCGTTAGCATTGGCTATCATCTTTTTAATACTTTATTTTCAGTTTAAATCTGTTAGCACATCATTAATGGTGTTTACCGGAATTACGGTTGCGTTTGCTGGTGGTTTTATTATGATTTGGTTATATGGTCAAGATTGGTTTTTCAACTTTAGCTTGTTTGGCGAGAATATGCGAGACCTCTTTAACATGAAAACTATTAATTTAAGTGTCGCCGTTTGGGTTGGTTTTATTGCGCTATTTGGTATTGCTACCGATGATGGTGTCGTTATGGCCACCTACCTAACACAAATTTTTGATCGTGAAAAACCGTCTGACAAAAAAAGTATTAGAGCTGCTGCTTTACATGCTGCCGAAAAACGAATTCGTCCGTGTTTAATGACTACAGTAACCACCATTTTAGCCTTGTTACCCGTTTTAACATCCACAGGTAAAGGAAGTGATATTATGATTCCGATGGCAATTCCAATATTTGGAGGAATGGTTATTGACATTACCTCCTACTTTATTGTTCCGGTTTTATATAGCTGGAGAGAAGAGGTTAAAGTGAAAAGACTTCAGAAAAAAGAAAATATAGCTTAGACTAAAAAACATAAAATGAAATACAATAAAAATCATATCAAACATAAAGTAGTCTTGCTTCTTTGTTCTTTATTCTTTGTTATACAAGGTAATTCTCAAGAACTAGAAACCTACATTACTACTGCTTTGGAAAATAATCCTGAGATTCAGAAATTTGAATTACAGTACGCTATTGCTACAGAAAAAGTGAATGAAGTTAATACGCTTCCAAACACCGATTTTAGTGCTAGTTATTTTGTTATTGAACCTGAAACACGAACCGGAACACAACGTTTTAAAGTGTCGGCTAAACAAATGTTTCCTTGGTTTGGTACTATTACGTCTCGTGAAAATTATGCTAGCGCTTTAGCTGAAATCGATTATGAAGCGATTGTAATTGCCAAACGAAAGTTAATCGTCTCTGTATCGGAATCTTACTATAAATTGTACGTTAATAAAGCGAAACAAGCTGTTTTAACAGAAAATATTGAATTGTTGGATACGTACGAAGCCTTAGCTTTAACGTCTGTTGAAATTGGAAAAGCATCTGCAGTAGATGTTTTTAGATTACAAATTCGACAGAATGAATTAGAGCAATTACAACAGGTTTTAGAATACGAGTTTTTAGCAGAGCAAACGGCTTTTAACAATCTTCTGAATAGAGATAGCGCTATTGAAGTGCCTATTGTGGAGTCGTTACTAATGCCTTCCGAAGCACTTGAAATTACTACCGAAAATTTAGCGTTACATCCTGAATTATTAAAATATGATAGACTGTTTAATTCAGTAACGCAATCGGAATTACTAAACCAAAAAGAAAGCTATCTGTCGTTTGGATTCGGAATTGATTATATTAATATTCAGCCAGATTCCGATATTACGTTTAGCAAAAACGGACAAGATATTTTAATGCCTACAGTATCGCTTTCAATTCCTGTTTTTAATACGAAATACAAATCGAAAACCAAGCAAAACAAATTACAACAACAGGAAATAGAATTTCAAAAACAAGACCGTTTAAATACATTAGAAACACTATTAGACAAAGCAATAAACGATAGAAAATCAGCTAGAATAAGTTACAATACACAAGTAAAAAACTTAAACCAAGCTAAGGATGCCGAATCGATTTTAGTACGAAGTTACGAAACCGGCACTATTGATTTTAATGATGTATTAGACATTCAGGAACTACAATTAAAGTTTCAAATTAATCAAATAGAATCTATTAAAAGCTACTATTTACAAACTACAATTATTAATTATTTAATTCAATAATGATGAAAAAATATATAATTTATATCTCCATATTAATATTAGGTCTACTATTAGGAAGTTTCTTTTTTGGAAGAAAAACTACTAGGCATGAAACAGAACATATTCACGATGCAGCAGCAGAAACTAACCAAATGTGGACCTGCTCTATGCATCCACAAATAATGCAACCCGAATCTGGTCCATGCCCTATTTGCGGTATGGATTTAATTCCTGCAGAAAATAGCGTTAAAGGTTTATTAGCCGATCAGTTTAAATTGACTGAAAATGCTATGGCATTGGCTAATATTCAAACGTCAATAGTTGGTAATGGTAATACGGAAGATAATGCTATAACATTATCAGGTAAAATTGTAGAAAACGAAGATAATACAGCCATACAACCTGCACATTTTGACGGAAGAATAGAAAAATTATATGTCAAGTCTTTAGGCGAAAAGGTTAATAAAGGACAAGCTATTGCTAAAATTTATTCGGCAGCTTTAATAGCAGCACAGCAAGAATTGATAACGACGTATAGTATTAGAGAATCCCAGCCACAGTTATACAAAGCTGTGCAAAACAAGTTTAAAAACTGGAAAATTCATGGTTCTCAATTAGACAACGTTTTAAAAACGGGACAAGTAAAAACAAGTTTTACAATCTATTCTCATGTGTCTGGTGTTGTTACAGAAATTGCGGTGAGTGATGGCGCGCATATTATGGATGGTAAGCCCATTTTTAAAGTTTCTAATTTAGCAACAGTTTGGGCAAACTTTGATGTGTATGAAAACCAAATTAGTCAATTCAAAAAAGGACAAAATATTGACGTTGTGACTAATGCTTACGCTGATAAAGTATTTAAAGGCACTGTAGATTTTATAGATCCTATTTTAGATACCAGAACTAGAACTGTAAAATTACGAGTAGTACTTAATAACAAAGACCAAATATTAAAACCTGGTCTATTTGTCGAAGGGAAAATAAAAGGAATCACCGCGAGTAAATTCGATGTTTTATCTATACCAACAACAGCCGTTTTATGGACAGGAAAACGCTCTGTAGTCTATATTAAATCGAAGCTTAATGAACCTGTTTTTGAAATGCGTGAAATTACTTTAGGCAATCAAATTGGTGATAAGTATCAAGTTTTAGAAGGTTTAAACACTGGCGATGAAGTGGTAACCAACGGAACTTTTACAGTAGATGCTGCTGCACAATTACAAGGCAAAAAATCTATGATGAATAAAACCAATGAAAAGATTATGACTGGCCATGAAGGGCATCATATGCATAAATAAATTAAAGGTTAAAGTATTGGGGTTTGCTATTCTGTTTTTAAAAGGGTAAAGAAAAATGTAGTACCTACCCCCTCTTTACTTTCTAGCCATATCTTACCTTTATAAAAATTGACTATTTTTTTTACGATAGAAAGACCAATTCCGGAAGAAGAACCTGTGCTTTGCAATTTTGTAAACACTTTAAAGATTCTTTCAAAATAATCTGTTTTTATACCAACTCCATTATCTTTTACAAAAAATTCATAATAGTCATCTTTATCAATGAAACCTACTTCAATAATGCCAGATTCTTTATCATTATAAGTAACTGCATTTTGAATTAAATTTTGAAAAATTTGTTTATACCTCCATGCATTACCAAATAAGGTCGGCAAGTTTTCTTGAATTGTAATTTTTATAGTTTCTGGCACTAAAATAGTTTCTAAAACCTCATTTACTGTTACGTTAAAGTCAATTTGTGCATCTTGAGTTTCTAGTCTATCAATGGTCGAATAATCTAAAATTCCTTTAATAAGAAAATCCATTTTTTCTACATTAAATAAAACTAAACTTAAAGGGTGCATATCATCTTTACCTAAAACATCTTTATGATCATCAATAAACCACCCAATTAATGTGTGAATGTTTATTAAAGGAGCTTTCAAATCATGAGATACTACATGAGCATATTCATTTAAAACTTCATTTTGAATTGATAAATCTTTTAACAACTCTTCCTTTTTCTTCTCTTGTGCCTTTATCTGCTCTTCATTCTCTTTTCTTAGAATTACATTCACAAGCATATTTGCAAAAACAAAAAGAATATCTTTTTCGTTCTCTGTATATTTATTAATCTTTTTTACAGAATCAAATCCAACAAAACCAATTAATTCATTGTTTTTAATTTTAGGTATTGTTATTAAACTTTTAATGCCTTGGGGTTCTAAAATAGCTCGTAAACCATGCTCTCCATCTTCGGGGAGTAAACTCACATCTTCAATATAAAAAGCTTCTCCTTTTTTATGAGCATCTAACCATTGGGTTACAAAGCTTAATGGTAAGTTTTGTAAATTATCTATTTCAGGTTCTACACCTTCAGCACACCACTCATAAGTATTTGAAGTTGTGTTATTTACAAAATTATAAGAAAAAATATAGCTCCGATCAGATTCTACAAACTCTCCAATTTGCTTTAATGATGTATTAACTAATTTATTTACATCAGATAAATCTGAATTTATATATTTCGTAGAAATACTAATTAATAGATCTTGAAAACGTAATTGTCGTTCAATCGTATTATCTTTTTCCAACTTGTTATTTGTTGTATGTAGGTGTTTATTTTTCATTCAGGTTTAAAAAAATTTGATAATAGATTCAAGATCTTATTCTAAGGTACTACTTACAAACTTATTACAAAAATTAAGGTTGTACAAAGGTTTTATTTAGATGTAAAAAACCTTATTAATCTAAAACTTGATGAGTAATTCAGTTTTTATTACCAAAAAATTAAATTATTTTATTTTTGAATTTAGAAATATCTTAAAACAAATACCTAAGAAAACACATCTAATCAAATAGGTTTCACAACAAAAAAAAAGTAATTTCAATTATAAAATGTAACTTTCATAAAATCTCATTATTTGATTATGCGTCTCCTCCTATCTTGTTGCTTTGCTTTTTTAAGTTATTTTAACCTTATAGCACAATCAGAAAAAAGTACGCTTGACAAAATTGAAAAGTTAAAATTGACTTCCGATTTTAAATCTGAAAACCCTGTTTATATAGATTTAATTCTTGAATTAGCTAAGTTAAAAATTCGTACAAACCCAGATAGTACAGAAATTTTATTAAAAGAAGGGTATCAATTAAGTCTTGATACTAAATATAGAGCAGGAGAAAGCAGAGCTTTGTCCACTTATGGTTATCTATATTTTGAAAAAGGAGATACTGAAAAAGCTTATGAGTATAATATGAATGCTCTAAAAATTGCCAATACTTATAATTTAAGTAAAGAAAAATTAAAGGCAATTAATAATATGGGACTTGACTATTGGTTACAAGGAGATTCGTCAAGCGCACTAACTAAATTTTTAGAAGGTTTAGCCATTGCTACAGAAGTTGAGAATGTAGATATGATGGTGAGTATTAATATCAATATTGCTAATTTATATAGTGATAATGGGGATTATGAAACATCGTTAAGCTTTCTTGAAAATGCAAAAAAACTTAATCTAGAACATGGTAATAGTGAAATTTTAGCCTATATGAAAATAAATATGGCTTCTGAATATTCTGAAATTG
Encoded proteins:
- a CDS encoding efflux RND transporter periplasmic adaptor subunit; the encoded protein is MKKYIIYISILILGLLLGSFFFGRKTTRHETEHIHDAAAETNQMWTCSMHPQIMQPESGPCPICGMDLIPAENSVKGLLADQFKLTENAMALANIQTSIVGNGNTEDNAITLSGKIVENEDNTAIQPAHFDGRIEKLYVKSLGEKVNKGQAIAKIYSAALIAAQQELITTYSIRESQPQLYKAVQNKFKNWKIHGSQLDNVLKTGQVKTSFTIYSHVSGVVTEIAVSDGAHIMDGKPIFKVSNLATVWANFDVYENQISQFKKGQNIDVVTNAYADKVFKGTVDFIDPILDTRTRTVKLRVVLNNKDQILKPGLFVEGKIKGITASKFDVLSIPTTAVLWTGKRSVVYIKSKLNEPVFEMREITLGNQIGDKYQVLEGLNTGDEVVTNGTFTVDAAAQLQGKKSMMNKTNEKIMTGHEGHHMHK
- a CDS encoding ATP-binding protein — protein: MKNKHLHTTNNKLEKDNTIERQLRFQDLLISISTKYINSDLSDVNKLVNTSLKQIGEFVESDRSYIFSYNFVNNTTSNTYEWCAEGVEPEIDNLQNLPLSFVTQWLDAHKKGEAFYIEDVSLLPEDGEHGLRAILEPQGIKSLITIPKIKNNELIGFVGFDSVKKINKYTENEKDILFVFANMLVNVILRKENEEQIKAQEKKKEELLKDLSIQNEVLNEYAHVVSHDLKAPLINIHTLIGWFIDDHKDVLGKDDMHPLSLVLFNVEKMDFLIKGILDYSTIDRLETQDAQIDFNVTVNEVLETILVPETIKITIQENLPTLFGNAWRYKQIFQNLIQNAVTYNDKESGIIEVGFIDKDDYYEFFVKDNGVGIKTDYFERIFKVFTKLQSTGSSSGIGLSIVKKIVNFYKGKIWLESKEGVGTTFFFTLLKTE